tacaaattaaattaatcaatagaAATATAACAATGTAGGAGTTCCTTAATCCTATTACCAATAAAATCAGGAACCAGAAGGCCATCGGATATTCTGCCAGTGGATTTGTTTTTCATACTCATACCATAAGGCCAATATGTTCCTGGGCTTTGCACTGAATTATTGAGGTACTGATTGTTGCCAGGATCGAAGAGTGAGTCTCCGAACACAAACAATAGTTTCTTCGATGACTGCTCCACTGCATAGCATCCAGCTAGATTGAGAGCAGTTGCATACAGGATTATCAAACAAAGAAGGTTGCTTAACCTCTCCATggaatactaaaataatatctcTAGATAACACAAGCTTGCTTCACACCTTGTGAGATTTTGCTTTGGTCCACACGCATTTTTTCAGGTGTCTCGTCTTTAATTCCACATGGGGTTTCctccaaattttgaataaaatttccGAAATAACTGGAACAgggcttttgttttctttttgttgaagaAGGTTTTTCTATTAAACtatgaaaaaatttatgtaaGAGTGCCCCACAAGAACCTTTATGACCTCTCCCTATCCTTACAAACAATTGTGTGAATACTGAATACGACTCATCCCATTCCCATCAATGAATAGAAGTAATGGGAGGAATCGTGTTGTGTGAGAAGACGCGACCAGAGATGAAAGCGATACATATTTGAAACACGAGTGGCTAAAGACAGGATGCAATGGATCGACATTGTTAATTCTGATAGGAGAGAAACAAGAGTTGACGCCGATTGCTGCGGAGAACAATGGAAATT
Above is a genomic segment from Mangifera indica cultivar Alphonso chromosome 3, CATAS_Mindica_2.1, whole genome shotgun sequence containing:
- the LOC123210447 gene encoding GDSL lipase codes for the protein MERLSNLLCLIILYATALNLAGCYAVEQSSKKLLFVFGDSLFDPGNNQYLNNSVQSPGTYWPYGMSMKNKSTGRISDGLLVPDFIAIFANLSVDPPYMQLGADLTNGVNFASAGAGVLGENNGGVMNFNTQLANFKKVVTLLV